In a single window of the Pseudopipra pipra isolate bDixPip1 chromosome 21, bDixPip1.hap1, whole genome shotgun sequence genome:
- the RTN4RL1 gene encoding reticulon-4 receptor-like 1 gives MLRQGGFAELLLVLLGLKVPSALGCPTDCVCYPSPMTVSCQAHNFVTIPEGIPEDSERIFLQNNQITLLLRGHFSPSMVTLWIYSNNITFIDPNTFDGFVNLEELDLGDNRYLRALAADTFQGLVKLHALYLYKCGLSSLPSGIFGGLHNLQYLYLQDNHIEFLQDDIFVDLVNLSHLFLHGNKLWSLHQNTFRGLINLDRLLIHQNQLQWIHRRAFHDLRRLTTLFLFNNSLSELQGDCLAHLGALEFLRLNGNPWSCDCKARSLWEWLHRFRGSSSSVICESPEQMHGKDLKVLRAEDFRNCSGSESLHQMKTHTFSTADRGASKTHHPHHSSKEKGKERGAENSLHSSQPAGPPGSRPGYRKPGKNCTSHKSRNRTSKPVSLGPRKNGQEVPDYVPDYQHKFSFGVMPTLSPKRKGKCTRRTPIRPPSGVQQAAGCSGLRASLLVFMVVLAAVIR, from the coding sequence GGGGGTTTgcggagctgctgctggtgctgctggggctgaaggtgcccagtgccctgggctgccccACCGACTGCGTGTGCTACCCCTCCCCGATGACTGTCAGCTGCCAGGCCCACAACTTCGTCACCATCCCCGAGGGCATCCCCGAGGACAGCGAGAGGATCTTTCTCCAGAACAACCAGATCACCTTGCTGCTGCGGGGCCACTTCAGCCCCTCCATGGTCACCCTCTGGATCTACTCCAACAACATCACCTTCATTGACCCAAACACCTTCGACGGGTTCGTCAACCTGGAAGAGCTGGACCTGGGGGACAACCGCTACCTAAGGGCTTTAGCTGCAGACACTTTCCAAGGGCTGGTGAAACTCCATGCCTTGTATCTTTACAAGTGCGGGCTGAGCTCCCTCCCCAGCGGGATATTCGGTGGCCTCCACAACCTGCAATACCTTTACCTGCAAGACAACCACATTGAGTTCCTTCAGGATGATATTTTTGTTGACTTGGTTAACCTCAGCCATCTTTTTCTCCATGGAAACAAGCTCTGGAGCCTCCATCAGAACACGTTCAGGGGACTAATAAACCTGGATCGGCTGCTCATCCATCAAAATCAGCTGCAGTGGATTCACAGGCGGGCTTTTCATGACCTCCGAAGATTGACCACCCTTTTCCTGTTCAATAACAGCCTCTCGGAGCTGCAGGGGGACTGCCTGGCCCACCTGGGAGCCCTGGAGTTTCTCAGGCTGAATGGGAACCCATGGAGCTGCGACTGCAAAGCCCGTTCCCTCTGGGAATGGCTGCACAGGTTCAGAGGCTCCAGCTCCAGTGTCATCTGCGAGTCGCCCGAGCAGATGCATGGCAAGGACCTCAAGGTGCTAAGAGCAGAAGACTTTAGGAACTGTTCAGGGTCCGAGTCGCTCCATCAGATGAAAACACACACTTTCTCCACAGCGGACAGAGGAGCCTCCAAAACCCACCACCCTCACCACTCCTccaaggagaaggggaaggagagaggggcTGAGAACAGTTTGCACAGCAGCCAGCCCGCCGGCCCCCCCGGCTCCCGGCCGGGCTACCGCAAACCCGGCAAGAACTGCACCAGCCACAAAAGCCGTAACCGAACCTCTAAACCGGTGTCCTTGGGGCCGCGGAAAAACGGGCAGGAGGTTCCAGACTATGTGCCTGATTATCAGCACAAATTCAGCTTTGGGGTGATGCCAACGCTGTCCCCCAAACGCAAGGGTAAGTGTACCCGGCGGACGCCCATCCGCCCCCCCAGCGGGGTCCAGCAGGCAGCCGGCTGCTCGGGGCTCAGGGCGTCGCTCCTGGTTTTTATGGTGGTGTTGGCGGCCGTCATCCGCTGA